A single genomic interval of Stieleria maiorica harbors:
- the feoB gene encoding ferrous iron transporter B — translation MPASDDVTAPPVVLLVGNPNVGKTSLFNALAGMRAKTANYPGITVDLRKAMIHVAAVDKDSRCQATNEIELVDLPGLYSLETASPEEEVAARSIRGEFRGELSRLPDAVVVVVDATNLARTLVLAGEILDQNLPTIIAVNLIDAAEASGTEIQFEELSEKLGCPVIPVSARKARGLGELRESIYELTKPSKPQLPIARQPCVAGCSGCPFAARFEWADGVAGASVRQTPGKGVKLEWLDRLLTSRGIGLAALLGVMLSVFFLIFSLADVPMSAIEDGFGWAGEVVGNLLPTSPLSTLIWLPIATGISMSVFALAYWLNETKWTRTSTSIAAVTSLVIGCLPLEDFRSLAIDGVIGGVAGVVVFLPQICILFFFITLLEDSGYMARGAFVMERLMRRVGLPGKAFVPMLSAHACAIPGIMAARTIETWRDRLVTILVLPLLTCSARLPVYVMVAALLFGDSPWKASLMFAGAYLLGLLAAFSTAFLLKKTVVPGEAAPLVLELPNYRMPSLRNAWFTTVERATVFLRGAGTTILLISVVLWASATYPKLPNDRTFSSDQEQAQAALEYSMAGRVGQIVEPVFKPLGFDWKIDVGIITSFAAREVLVSTLSIVYGLGEDGAEEPAGLVETLRRQRNPDGTLVFSTATGLSLLVFFVLAMQCLPTQVVTKRETGSWRWAIFQFVYMTVMAYVAALIVYQSLAAAGYA, via the coding sequence ATGCCCGCATCGGACGATGTGACCGCGCCACCGGTGGTGCTTCTGGTCGGCAATCCCAATGTCGGCAAGACGTCGTTGTTCAATGCACTGGCGGGAATGCGTGCCAAGACCGCCAACTACCCGGGCATCACCGTCGACCTGCGAAAAGCGATGATTCACGTCGCGGCGGTGGACAAGGATTCGCGTTGCCAGGCGACCAATGAAATTGAATTAGTGGACCTGCCGGGGCTTTACTCTCTGGAGACGGCCAGTCCGGAGGAAGAGGTCGCCGCGCGGAGCATCCGTGGTGAGTTTCGGGGTGAACTGAGTCGTTTGCCCGATGCCGTGGTGGTCGTCGTCGACGCCACAAACCTGGCCCGCACGTTGGTCTTGGCAGGCGAGATCTTGGATCAAAACCTGCCGACGATCATCGCGGTCAATTTGATCGACGCGGCGGAAGCCTCCGGGACGGAAATCCAGTTTGAGGAGCTGAGTGAAAAACTGGGCTGCCCGGTGATTCCGGTCAGTGCCCGCAAAGCCCGTGGGCTGGGCGAGCTCCGTGAATCGATCTACGAGTTGACCAAACCCAGCAAGCCACAGCTTCCGATCGCCCGCCAGCCCTGCGTGGCGGGTTGCAGCGGCTGTCCGTTCGCGGCTCGGTTCGAGTGGGCCGATGGGGTAGCCGGTGCATCGGTCCGTCAGACGCCGGGCAAGGGCGTCAAACTGGAATGGCTCGATCGGCTGTTGACGTCGCGGGGGATCGGCCTGGCGGCGTTGTTGGGCGTGATGCTGTCGGTCTTCTTTTTGATTTTTTCGTTGGCCGACGTGCCGATGTCGGCGATCGAAGACGGCTTCGGTTGGGCCGGCGAGGTGGTCGGCAACCTGCTGCCGACCAGTCCTTTGTCGACGCTGATCTGGCTTCCGATCGCGACCGGGATCTCGATGTCGGTCTTTGCGTTGGCGTATTGGTTGAATGAAACGAAATGGACGCGCACCTCGACATCGATCGCGGCGGTGACGTCGTTGGTGATCGGTTGTTTGCCGCTGGAGGACTTTCGGTCTCTGGCGATCGACGGTGTGATCGGCGGTGTGGCAGGCGTCGTCGTGTTCCTGCCACAGATCTGCATCCTGTTCTTTTTCATCACGCTGCTGGAAGATTCCGGCTACATGGCCCGCGGTGCGTTCGTGATGGAGCGATTGATGCGACGCGTCGGGCTGCCCGGCAAAGCATTCGTTCCGATGCTGTCGGCCCACGCCTGTGCGATCCCGGGGATCATGGCCGCACGGACGATCGAAACATGGCGTGACCGCTTGGTGACGATTCTGGTCTTACCGCTGCTGACGTGTTCGGCACGTTTGCCGGTCTATGTGATGGTGGCCGCGCTGTTGTTCGGTGACAGCCCATGGAAAGCGTCGTTGATGTTCGCCGGGGCCTATTTGCTGGGGTTGTTGGCGGCGTTTTCCACGGCGTTCCTGCTGAAGAAGACGGTGGTCCCGGGCGAAGCGGCACCGTTGGTGTTGGAGCTGCCGAACTATCGAATGCCCAGTCTTCGCAATGCGTGGTTCACGACGGTGGAACGGGCGACGGTGTTCTTGCGCGGGGCCGGCACCACCATCCTGTTGATCTCGGTCGTGCTGTGGGCCTCGGCAACGTATCCGAAACTACCCAACGACCGAACGTTTTCCTCCGACCAGGAACAAGCTCAAGCGGCACTGGAGTACTCGATGGCCGGACGCGTCGGCCAGATCGTCGAACCCGTGTTTAAACCCCTGGGATTCGACTGGAAGATCGACGTCGGCATCATCACTTCATTCGCCGCCCGTGAGGTCTTGGTGTCCACGCTGTCGATCGTCTATGGACTGGGCGAAGACGGCGCGGAGGAACCGGCTGGGTTGGTCGAAACGCTCCGACGACAACGAAACCCCGATGGCACGCTGGTGTTCTCAACCGCGACCGGGTTGAGCTTGCTGGTGTTCTTTGTGTTGGCGATGCAGTGCTTGCCGACCCAGGTGGTGACCAAACGCGAAACGGGAAGCTGGCGGTGGGCGATCTTCCAGTTCGTCTACATGACCGTGATGGCTTACGTCGCGGCACTGATCGTCTATCAATCGCTCGCCGCAGCCGGTTACGCCTAA
- a CDS encoding FeoA family protein: protein MAIVQVPASSLADVPPGPYVCREVHAEGQDAVRLKRLGVCQGRMIELVGRGDPMIVKIGASRVGLSRQLAKSVLVDSAGVSNSSPPSQSLPETLPASAY from the coding sequence ATGGCAATCGTCCAGGTGCCCGCTTCCTCGCTCGCTGACGTCCCACCCGGTCCCTACGTTTGCCGAGAGGTCCATGCCGAGGGGCAAGACGCGGTCCGGCTGAAGCGTTTGGGCGTCTGCCAGGGTCGCATGATCGAATTGGTCGGACGCGGAGACCCGATGATTGTGAAGATCGGCGCGTCACGTGTCGGCCTGTCGCGTCAATTGGCCAAGTCGGTCTTGGTCGATTCGGCCGGCGTTTCGAATTCGAGTCCCCCGTCCCAGTCCTTGCCGGAAACGCTTCCGGCGTCGGCGTATTGA
- a CDS encoding dicarboxylate/amino acid:cation symporter: MSADNPGSAPASDNTPHSNWLAYAIFFSIIAAIALALIQPHLAASLEIGGEVFLRMLKMIVVPLVFTSVMCGVLGMGDVRKLGRPGAAAIGFYLVTTILAVVVGLVVVNVVQPGVGTVDEAAVQAMNTGGTGSPKSKIVDALAESTGLSKTEIGGVLADLPKGESVQPEIGTIFKNLVLMLVTDNLIVSAAKTQLLPIIVFAIVFAGMLTTMHEDVSSITKLITQANKALMQFVMLLMNFAPLGIFCLVAARFGEAQADGKFLQELAQIGWYFGSVLGGLAIHAFVTLPAIFYLVRRENPYRYMLAMSKALLTAFSTASSSATLPVTLECSEEAGISNRSTEFVVPLGATINMDGTALYEAAAAIFIAQVVPGIDLGFWQQVIVAVTATLAAIGAAGIPEAGLVTMLIVLNAVGLPLEYMGLILSVDWLLDRFRTAVNVLGDSVGAAVVEKTLPDIPSPSGLAAGA, from the coding sequence ATGTCCGCCGACAATCCAGGTTCCGCTCCGGCCTCTGACAATACTCCGCACAGCAATTGGCTGGCCTATGCGATCTTCTTTTCGATCATCGCTGCGATCGCACTGGCGTTGATCCAGCCCCACTTGGCGGCGTCACTGGAGATCGGCGGGGAAGTCTTTTTGCGGATGTTAAAGATGATCGTCGTCCCGCTCGTCTTCACCTCGGTGATGTGCGGCGTGTTGGGTATGGGGGATGTTCGAAAACTCGGGCGTCCCGGCGCCGCGGCGATCGGATTCTATCTGGTCACGACCATCCTGGCCGTTGTCGTGGGCTTGGTGGTGGTCAACGTGGTGCAACCGGGGGTCGGCACGGTGGACGAAGCGGCGGTCCAAGCGATGAACACGGGTGGTACGGGATCGCCAAAGTCCAAGATCGTCGACGCTTTGGCCGAGTCGACGGGGCTGAGCAAGACGGAGATCGGCGGTGTGCTGGCGGATTTGCCGAAGGGCGAATCGGTACAGCCGGAGATCGGCACGATCTTCAAGAACCTGGTCTTGATGCTGGTGACCGACAACCTGATCGTCTCGGCCGCCAAAACACAGCTGCTGCCGATCATCGTGTTCGCCATCGTGTTTGCCGGCATGCTGACGACGATGCACGAGGACGTCAGCAGCATCACCAAGCTGATCACCCAAGCCAACAAGGCGTTGATGCAATTCGTGATGTTGCTGATGAACTTCGCCCCGCTGGGGATTTTTTGCCTGGTCGCGGCGCGATTCGGCGAAGCCCAGGCCGATGGGAAATTTCTGCAGGAACTTGCCCAAATCGGTTGGTACTTCGGATCCGTTCTCGGAGGCCTCGCGATCCACGCCTTCGTCACCCTGCCGGCGATCTTCTATCTGGTCCGGCGAGAGAATCCCTATCGCTACATGCTGGCGATGTCCAAGGCCCTGCTGACCGCGTTTTCAACGGCCAGTTCTTCGGCGACGTTGCCCGTCACATTGGAATGCAGCGAAGAAGCCGGGATCTCGAATCGTTCCACCGAGTTCGTCGTCCCCTTGGGAGCGACCATCAACATGGACGGGACTGCGCTTTACGAAGCCGCCGCCGCGATTTTCATCGCCCAAGTCGTACCAGGAATCGATCTGGGGTTTTGGCAACAAGTGATCGTGGCGGTCACGGCGACGCTGGCGGCCATCGGGGCGGCCGGGATCCCCGAAGCCGGACTGGTCACCATGCTGATCGTGCTCAACGCCGTCGGATTGCCGTTGGAATACATGGGGCTGATCCTGTCGGTTGACTGGTTGTTGGACCGATTCCGCACGGCGGTCAACGTCTTGGGGGATAGTGTCGGTGCGGCCGTGGTGGAAAAAACGCTGCCGGACATCCCCTCGCCCTCCGGGCTGGCCGCGGGGGCGTAA
- a CDS encoding sulfatase family protein: MNQTIRSLVAFLACWIVLITTAGAAERPNIVIMLADDMGFGELQCLNPRRGKIPTPQLDAIAASGMVFTDAHSGSSVCTPTRYGLLTGRYAWRTRLHSGVLTGGPSLIAPDRLTLAKLLSAQGYHTAVIGKWHLGMLFDGKHLPKKVPVGAKVTHGPIDRGGFDEFHGFHHARQIETWIDNDVVTETIEPIEMLPRLTKSAVDYIESRKDKREPFFLYVPWSSPHSPVVPSKEWQGKSGLNAHADFVMQTDDSFGRVVQALREAGLLDNTLILCSSDNGTSGPTSKIGQLQEMGHYPSGDLRGSKADIWDGGHRVPFLVSWPGVVRSGSRSSGLVCLSDVVRTVADILDVDLPDNAGEDSISFLPLLKGEVEHERQDVIHHSVSGYFAIRQGKWKLSLCPDSGGWTGTRPSKKSWARYEKEGLPMVQLIDMDGDLGEQHNLARDYPGKVDELRELLEEQVNRGRSTPGLPQTNDAEIVINKRPGK, from the coding sequence ATGAACCAAACCATCCGCTCTCTCGTCGCTTTCCTTGCGTGTTGGATCGTTCTGATCACCACCGCCGGCGCGGCCGAACGTCCCAACATCGTCATCATGTTGGCCGACGACATGGGATTCGGCGAGTTGCAGTGTTTGAATCCCCGCCGCGGCAAAATCCCGACGCCACAGCTTGATGCGATCGCAGCGAGCGGCATGGTGTTCACCGACGCCCACAGCGGTTCGTCGGTCTGCACGCCGACGCGTTACGGATTGCTGACCGGACGTTACGCCTGGCGGACGCGTCTGCACAGCGGAGTGCTGACCGGCGGCCCATCGTTGATCGCACCCGATCGGTTGACGCTGGCGAAACTGCTCTCTGCCCAGGGGTACCACACGGCGGTCATCGGCAAGTGGCACCTGGGGATGTTGTTTGATGGAAAACATTTGCCCAAAAAGGTCCCGGTCGGCGCCAAGGTCACGCACGGGCCGATCGACCGCGGTGGCTTTGACGAATTTCATGGGTTTCACCACGCACGGCAAATCGAAACGTGGATCGACAATGATGTGGTTACCGAAACCATCGAGCCGATCGAGATGCTGCCGCGTCTGACGAAGTCCGCCGTCGACTACATCGAATCTCGCAAAGACAAGCGCGAGCCGTTTTTTCTGTACGTCCCCTGGAGCTCACCGCACAGCCCCGTTGTTCCGTCAAAAGAATGGCAAGGCAAAAGCGGGCTGAATGCCCACGCGGACTTCGTTATGCAAACCGACGACAGTTTCGGCCGAGTCGTGCAGGCGCTGCGTGAGGCCGGCTTGCTGGACAACACGTTGATCCTGTGCAGCAGCGACAACGGCACCTCGGGGCCGACGTCAAAGATCGGTCAGTTGCAGGAGATGGGGCACTATCCCAGTGGCGACTTGCGCGGTTCCAAGGCAGACATTTGGGACGGTGGTCACCGCGTTCCGTTCCTGGTGTCCTGGCCCGGCGTGGTGCGATCTGGTTCACGATCTAGCGGCCTGGTTTGTCTGTCCGATGTCGTTCGCACCGTCGCCGATATTTTGGATGTGGACCTCCCCGACAATGCCGGCGAGGACAGCATCAGTTTCCTGCCGCTATTGAAAGGAGAGGTCGAGCATGAGCGGCAAGACGTGATCCATCACAGCGTCAGCGGGTACTTCGCGATCCGGCAGGGCAAATGGAAACTTTCGTTGTGTCCCGATTCCGGCGGATGGACGGGAACGCGGCCGTCCAAGAAGTCCTGGGCACGCTACGAAAAAGAAGGCTTGCCGATGGTGCAATTGATCGACATGGACGGGGACTTGGGCGAGCAACACAACTTGGCACGCGACTATCCGGGCAAGGTCGACGAACTGCGTGAGTTGTTGGAAGAACAAGTCAACCGTGGCCGCAGCACGCCGGGATTGCCGCAAACCAATGACGCCGAAATCGTGATCAACAAGCGACCGGGGAAGTAG
- a CDS encoding serine/threonine protein kinase, translating to METRSKCPDEVTWHHWLLDGGDVAVDQQSLLDHLDDCMACQSVVARISADDPFYCQSRDALRSTGLSSHDWQGGATTTTALEGAEQQSGRTSNRAIVSLVKTLLGPTDDDRSLGRLGRFEVLGIVGSGGMGIVLKARSIDMDRVVAIKIPQPQYWQSPETLLTLEREARSAAAVVHPNVISIYHVDRYRDVPYLVMPYVAGRSLEQRIRDEGPLPIDQALRIARQVASALAAAHACGVVHRDVKPANILLGAGTERAVLSDFGLAKVQSDATCTATGTFAGTPIYLSPEQASGCGAGPAGDLYSLGTVLWTMLVGQPPMSGMHTHAIVRKIADAQLPVLSDHCRDLPDWVNRLIAKLHATVPADRPSAEQLTEWIEACQRHLAEGGSAPIPEELSVNDPKPKRTVAISAVCLATLLIAGAGWMMFDASGGVSRAAPQAEEPSADQSPATTASDEHASEPQAHEPATPPQSTPSNLVADETDIYLDQLQAELDQLNQTTLPQLESEMESLLSDPP from the coding sequence ATGGAAACGCGATCGAAATGCCCTGACGAAGTAACGTGGCACCATTGGCTGCTCGATGGTGGCGATGTCGCCGTCGACCAGCAATCGCTGCTGGATCATTTGGATGATTGCATGGCGTGCCAAAGCGTCGTCGCCCGGATCTCCGCGGACGACCCGTTTTATTGCCAGTCGCGCGATGCACTGCGTTCGACGGGGCTCAGCAGTCACGACTGGCAGGGCGGCGCCACAACCACGACTGCCCTGGAAGGCGCGGAACAGCAATCCGGTCGGACATCGAACCGTGCGATCGTGTCACTGGTGAAAACACTGCTCGGACCCACCGATGACGATCGCTCCCTCGGCCGCTTGGGACGCTTCGAAGTCCTGGGCATCGTCGGCAGCGGCGGCATGGGCATCGTGCTCAAGGCGCGCAGCATCGACATGGACCGCGTCGTCGCGATCAAGATCCCACAGCCACAGTACTGGCAATCGCCGGAAACCTTGTTGACGCTTGAGCGCGAAGCTCGCTCGGCCGCCGCGGTCGTGCATCCCAACGTGATCTCGATCTATCACGTCGATCGTTACCGCGACGTGCCCTACCTGGTGATGCCCTATGTCGCCGGCCGATCGCTGGAACAACGGATCCGCGATGAAGGCCCCCTGCCGATCGACCAGGCCTTGCGGATCGCCCGTCAAGTCGCTTCGGCACTAGCCGCGGCGCACGCCTGTGGCGTCGTGCATCGAGACGTCAAACCCGCCAACATCCTGCTCGGTGCGGGGACCGAACGCGCGGTGTTGTCGGATTTCGGATTGGCCAAAGTGCAATCCGATGCTACCTGCACCGCGACGGGGACCTTCGCCGGCACGCCGATCTACCTGTCGCCCGAACAAGCCTCCGGTTGCGGCGCGGGCCCGGCCGGGGATCTCTATTCTTTGGGTACCGTGCTGTGGACCATGCTGGTCGGCCAACCGCCGATGTCCGGCATGCACACGCACGCGATCGTTCGCAAGATCGCTGACGCTCAGCTTCCCGTCCTGTCCGACCATTGCCGTGACCTCCCCGACTGGGTGAATCGCTTGATCGCGAAACTGCACGCAACCGTCCCAGCGGATCGGCCTTCGGCGGAACAATTGACCGAGTGGATCGAAGCCTGCCAGCGACATCTTGCCGAAGGCGGATCCGCCCCGATTCCCGAGGAGTTGTCCGTGAACGATCCCAAACCGAAACGCACGGTCGCAATCTCCGCCGTTTGCCTGGCGACACTCCTGATCGCCGGAGCGGGCTGGATGATGTTTGACGCGTCCGGCGGTGTCTCCCGAGCTGCGCCGCAGGCGGAAGAACCCAGTGCAGACCAGTCACCTGCAACTACAGCGAGTGATGAGCACGCGTCTGAACCGCAGGCGCATGAACCAGCAACGCCGCCCCAATCGACGCCGTCGAACTTGGTTGCCGACGAAACCGACATCTATCTCGATCAACTCCAAGCGGAACTTGATCAATTGAACCAAACCACGCTACCGCAATTGGAATCCGAAATGGAATCGTTGCTCTCTGATCCGCCCTAA
- a CDS encoding RNA polymerase sigma factor → MSPWPDTESKLVQRLADPRDDAAWNRFDALYRPVIYRYARGRGLQHSDAETLVAEVMSRVFRAAKRWSGDPDSDPQDSGPESRPLRFRAWLRRIAENVLLNLVTRQLSKRGTGGTSAQISLSQRAIADDVSRRQWNHQHQQHLFVTAAGQVQSQVDAEHWKLFWQTHVDGLAIEQAARQSGRSVGSVYAIRSRIVRRLRDTVTRIERLEESNLEGTDPVEVE, encoded by the coding sequence ATGTCCCCCTGGCCCGACACCGAATCGAAGCTCGTCCAGCGCTTGGCCGACCCCCGCGATGACGCCGCCTGGAACCGTTTTGATGCGCTCTACCGCCCCGTCATTTACCGCTACGCCCGGGGCCGTGGATTGCAGCACAGCGATGCCGAAACGTTGGTCGCCGAAGTGATGTCGCGTGTGTTTCGCGCCGCCAAACGCTGGTCGGGCGATCCCGACAGCGACCCGCAAGACAGCGGCCCGGAATCACGTCCGCTCCGCTTTCGCGCCTGGCTGCGGCGGATCGCGGAAAACGTTTTGCTGAATCTGGTCACGCGCCAGCTGTCCAAACGTGGCACCGGCGGGACGAGTGCACAGATCAGCCTGTCGCAACGCGCGATCGCCGATGATGTGTCGCGTCGCCAATGGAATCATCAGCACCAGCAGCACCTGTTTGTCACCGCCGCCGGACAGGTTCAATCACAAGTCGACGCCGAACACTGGAAGCTGTTTTGGCAAACGCATGTCGATGGCCTGGCGATCGAACAGGCGGCGCGTCAATCGGGGCGCTCGGTCGGATCGGTGTATGCCATCCGCAGCCGCATCGTCCGCCGGCTCCGTGACACCGTCACGCGGATCGAAAGACTGGAGGAGAGCAACCTCGAGGGTACTGATCCCGTGGAGGTCGAATGA
- the dnaK gene encoding molecular chaperone DnaK — MAQGEKIIGIDLGTTNSVVAIMEGSEPKVIPNPEGNRLTPSVVAFTDKKETIVGEPARRQAVTNPKRTVYSAKRFMGRRHHEVESEEKMVPYGVVGAADEYVKIQVGDETFTPQEISAKVLRKLKESAESYLGHKVNKAVITVPAYFNDAQRQATKDAGQIAGLEVARIINEPTAAALAYGLDKAKDEKIIVFDLGGGTFDVSVLEVADSGDEENESRVFQVISTSGNTHLGGDDFDEALINYVAGEFKKENAIDLRNDPMALQRLQEACEKAKKELSTLPETDINLPFITMDQSGPKHLTMKITRSKFEELIDDLVEQCKTPVKQALKDAGFSPSDIDEIVLVGGSTRVPKVRQIVKEIFGKEPHQGVNPDEVVAIGAAIQGSVLAGDRTDVLLLDVTPLTLGIETEGGVMTALVERNTTVPVEKKNVFSTAADNQTAVTVRVFQGERKMAANNRLLGEFNLEGIPAQPRGVPQIEVKFDIDQNGILSVSAKELKTGKEAKVEIKEAGALNEDEIEKMRRDAEQNAEEDRKQFELAEARNKANQQVHQLEKEMAEHADKLSDDDKEPLNKAIEKVKTASGTDDVEAIKQATEELDAAAKAFSKVLYEKTAAAGGDADAAAAGAASPAGDADDDDAIDADFEVKS, encoded by the coding sequence ATGGCTCAGGGCGAAAAAATCATCGGCATTGACCTCGGGACGACCAACAGTGTGGTCGCCATCATGGAAGGCAGTGAGCCCAAGGTGATCCCGAACCCCGAAGGCAACCGGCTGACGCCCAGCGTGGTCGCATTCACCGACAAGAAGGAAACGATCGTCGGCGAGCCCGCGCGACGCCAAGCCGTCACCAACCCCAAGCGGACCGTTTACTCGGCAAAACGCTTCATGGGGCGACGCCATCACGAGGTCGAATCGGAAGAAAAGATGGTCCCCTACGGTGTCGTCGGGGCGGCCGACGAGTACGTCAAGATCCAAGTCGGCGACGAAACCTTCACGCCGCAAGAAATCTCGGCCAAGGTGCTTCGCAAGCTGAAGGAATCTGCCGAGTCGTACCTCGGTCACAAGGTCAACAAGGCCGTGATCACGGTCCCCGCCTACTTCAACGACGCCCAGCGCCAGGCGACCAAGGACGCCGGTCAGATCGCCGGGTTGGAAGTCGCACGGATCATCAACGAGCCGACCGCCGCTGCACTCGCCTACGGGCTGGACAAGGCCAAAGACGAAAAGATCATCGTCTTTGACCTCGGCGGTGGTACCTTCGACGTGTCCGTGTTGGAAGTCGCTGACAGTGGTGATGAAGAAAACGAAAGCCGCGTTTTCCAGGTGATCAGCACCTCCGGGAACACCCACCTGGGCGGTGACGACTTCGACGAAGCATTGATCAACTACGTCGCCGGCGAATTCAAGAAAGAAAACGCGATCGATCTTCGCAACGATCCGATGGCGCTGCAGCGTCTTCAAGAAGCCTGTGAAAAGGCCAAGAAAGAGCTGTCGACGCTGCCCGAGACCGACATCAACTTGCCCTTCATCACGATGGACCAATCCGGTCCGAAGCACCTGACGATGAAGATCACCCGCAGCAAGTTCGAAGAGTTGATCGACGACCTGGTCGAACAGTGCAAGACCCCCGTCAAGCAGGCGCTCAAGGACGCCGGGTTCTCGCCGAGCGACATCGACGAAATCGTTTTGGTCGGCGGTAGCACGCGGGTTCCCAAGGTCCGCCAAATCGTCAAAGAGATCTTCGGCAAAGAGCCCCACCAGGGCGTCAACCCGGATGAAGTCGTCGCCATCGGTGCCGCGATCCAAGGGAGCGTCTTGGCCGGTGACCGAACCGACGTCTTGTTGCTGGACGTAACGCCATTGACCCTGGGCATCGAAACCGAAGGCGGTGTGATGACCGCATTGGTCGAACGTAACACCACCGTTCCGGTCGAAAAGAAGAACGTGTTCAGCACCGCGGCGGACAACCAAACCGCCGTGACCGTCCGCGTCTTCCAAGGGGAACGAAAGATGGCCGCCAACAACCGGCTGCTCGGCGAGTTCAACCTCGAAGGCATCCCCGCCCAGCCGCGTGGCGTGCCGCAAATCGAAGTGAAGTTCGACATCGACCAAAACGGCATCTTGAGCGTTTCGGCCAAAGAGCTGAAGACGGGCAAAGAAGCCAAGGTCGAGATCAAGGAAGCCGGCGCGCTGAACGAAGACGAGATCGAAAAGATGCGCCGCGATGCCGAACAGAACGCCGAAGAGGACCGCAAGCAGTTCGAATTGGCCGAAGCACGCAACAAGGCGAACCAGCAGGTTCACCAGTTGGAAAAGGAGATGGCCGAACATGCCGACAAGCTGTCCGACGACGACAAAGAACCGTTGAATAAGGCGATCGAAAAGGTCAAGACGGCTTCGGGCACCGACGATGTCGAGGCCATCAAGCAGGCAACCGAGGAATTGGATGCCGCCGCCAAAGCGTTCAGCAAGGTGCTGTACGAAAAGACGGCAGCAGCCGGAGGCGATGCGGACGCCGCAGCCGCCGGAGCGGCATCGCCCGCGGGCGACGCCGATGACGACGACGCCATCGACGCCGATTTCGAAGTCAAAAGCTAA